The following coding sequences lie in one Yoonia sp. G8-12 genomic window:
- a CDS encoding SDR family oxidoreductase translates to MARISGRSCIVTGAAQGIGRAIGEALVQEGADVCFADINADKVAEIAELNRATASGLGAKVTHAKVDVTDRAAVKDMIAKTVSVFGKLDVMFNNAGVNKPMNFLDVTEDNWNFIMGVNGLGCMIGMQEAANQMIAQGTGGKIVNTASIASRQGFDNVAPYCASKFAVVSLTQSGARDLAKHNITVNGFAPGVVATEMWEQVDKDLMDIGAAERPGQAMEEFSSEILRGRVATPADITGTTNYLAAPDSDYMTGQIVMIDGGMVLV, encoded by the coding sequence ATGGCCCGTATATCTGGTCGGTCCTGTATCGTCACCGGTGCCGCACAAGGTATTGGTCGCGCGATAGGCGAGGCACTTGTTCAAGAAGGTGCCGATGTATGTTTTGCGGATATCAACGCAGATAAAGTTGCTGAAATAGCAGAATTAAACCGCGCCACGGCATCTGGCCTTGGCGCAAAAGTGACGCACGCAAAGGTCGATGTGACAGACCGCGCTGCCGTCAAAGACATGATTGCCAAGACAGTTTCCGTGTTCGGAAAGCTGGACGTGATGTTCAACAACGCCGGTGTGAACAAGCCGATGAATTTTCTGGATGTGACAGAAGATAACTGGAATTTCATTATGGGCGTCAATGGGTTGGGCTGCATGATTGGCATGCAGGAAGCCGCAAATCAAATGATTGCCCAAGGCACCGGTGGCAAGATTGTCAACACAGCATCAATTGCCAGCAGGCAAGGGTTTGATAACGTGGCGCCGTATTGTGCCAGCAAATTCGCGGTGGTTTCGCTGACACAGTCGGGCGCACGCGACCTTGCCAAGCATAATATCACCGTCAATGGTTTTGCACCCGGTGTGGTGGCCACAGAAATGTGGGAGCAGGTCGACAAAGACCTCATGGATATTGGCGCCGCTGAACGGCCCGGTCAGGCGATGGAAGAGTTTTCATCCGAGATCCTGCGCGGACGCGTCGCAACGCCTGCTGATATCACCGGCACGACAAACTATCTGGCAGCGCCAGATAGCGACTATATGACCGGCCAGATCGTCATGATCGACGGGGGCATGGTTTTGGTCTGA
- a CDS encoding ThuA domain-containing protein produces the protein MDSSWHTPGWPDNLQPREDYIDYDVTICKPDDPIVEGIRSFRLTTEQYYMLVDPSNEVLATTTFSGDHLWWIEGTVIPVVWKRRWDKGRVFYCSIGHELDDLKVPQVTEIMRRGAIWAAR, from the coding sequence GTGGACAGTTCGTGGCACACCCCCGGCTGGCCAGATAACCTGCAACCGCGCGAGGATTACATCGATTATGATGTGACGATCTGCAAACCCGATGACCCGATCGTGGAAGGGATCCGCAGTTTTCGCCTGACGACAGAGCAGTATTACATGCTTGTCGATCCGTCGAACGAGGTGCTGGCGACCACGACGTTTTCGGGGGACCATCTTTGGTGGATCGAAGGCACCGTGATTCCGGTGGTGTGGAAGCGGCGCTGGGATAAGGGGCGTGTGTTCTACTGTTCGATCGGGCACGAGTTGGATGACCTGAAAGTTCCGCAAGTCACCGAGATCATGAGACGTGGCGCGATCTGGGCGGCGCGATAA
- a CDS encoding ThuA domain-containing protein — MKAALFVGGWEGHNPQEFSDWYQTLLEENGFEVDVYDTLEPLERPADLADVDLITPIWSSARSGHREEFGNMTKPQEDGLLKLIANGCGLAGWHGHMGDAFRDRPTYHFLIGGQFVAHPRLAR; from the coding sequence ATGAAAGCAGCACTTTTCGTCGGTGGCTGGGAAGGACACAACCCGCAAGAATTCAGCGATTGGTATCAGACGCTGTTGGAGGAAAACGGGTTCGAGGTTGATGTCTACGATACCCTTGAGCCGCTTGAGCGCCCCGCTGATCTTGCCGATGTTGATCTGATCACGCCGATTTGGTCTTCGGCCCGTTCGGGCCACCGCGAAGAATTTGGCAATATGACCAAGCCGCAAGAGGATGGTTTGCTGAAACTGATCGCAAACGGTTGTGGCCTTGCGGGTTGGCACGGGCATATGGGCGATGCGTTTCGTGACCGCCCTACGTATCATTTCTTGATCGGTGGACAGTTCGTGGCACACCCCCGGCTGGCCAGATAA
- a CDS encoding DUF4041 domain-containing protein, which yields MEQTQNFIPVLFVVLLILLALSSPVFYVRLRRAKKAALATSEKAERDLEKLKESCLAEVKIAQDEANKRAEITRAEHDKALQRYAAIVDMEAEVERLKALSQNQVDEAQSKISKLNGQARAAQDNILELQESYKEKRVIYDRLKSELAIFDERLALAELGVYEPHFDFGDSETFKAAIKDTRDDQKDMVKRKTAVFGTKEWTVDGSVKKGETMINRAVRITLRAFNNECEAAIANTRWNNVQAMEKRIVRARDAIDKLNASNNVIISEDYLRAKLRELHLTHEYREKLKLERDERAEASRLEREEKRLLQEAKSAQKEEDRYQQLLEKARAELGAVTSDAHRARIQELESLLAEAHAKTERAQAMAEKTKSGFVYVISNIGSFGDDVVKIGLTRRLDPSERVRELGDASVPFLFDTHAMIYSEKAPALEAALHTEFADHRINSANMRKEFFRVTLSEVEEAVQRLAPDADFHTNIEAQEFYETLAKRKELAKRLAEHDARKLPVEI from the coding sequence ATGGAGCAAACACAGAATTTTATCCCCGTCTTATTTGTGGTCTTACTAATTTTGTTGGCGCTTTCGTCACCAGTTTTTTACGTTCGCTTACGTCGAGCCAAAAAGGCCGCGCTGGCAACATCCGAAAAGGCAGAGAGAGACTTAGAAAAGCTGAAAGAAAGCTGCCTCGCTGAAGTTAAAATTGCTCAAGATGAAGCCAATAAAAGGGCAGAAATCACTCGAGCCGAGCACGACAAAGCGCTGCAACGCTATGCCGCAATAGTTGATATGGAAGCCGAAGTAGAGCGGCTCAAAGCTCTTAGTCAAAACCAAGTTGATGAAGCTCAATCAAAGATTTCCAAGCTGAACGGTCAGGCCCGCGCAGCACAAGATAACATCCTCGAACTGCAAGAAAGCTATAAAGAAAAGCGGGTCATTTACGACAGGTTAAAAAGTGAACTAGCGATCTTCGACGAAAGACTGGCACTAGCGGAACTTGGGGTCTACGAACCTCATTTTGATTTTGGTGATAGTGAAACATTCAAAGCGGCGATTAAAGATACCCGCGATGACCAAAAGGACATGGTTAAACGCAAAACCGCGGTCTTTGGCACCAAGGAGTGGACCGTTGACGGTAGTGTGAAAAAGGGCGAAACAATGATAAATCGCGCAGTCCGTATCACGTTGCGGGCCTTCAACAATGAATGCGAGGCAGCGATAGCAAATACCCGTTGGAACAACGTTCAAGCGATGGAAAAGCGGATTGTTCGAGCACGTGATGCTATTGACAAGCTGAATGCGTCTAACAACGTCATCATTTCTGAGGACTACTTGCGAGCTAAGTTGCGAGAACTACACCTTACGCACGAATATCGAGAAAAATTGAAGCTGGAACGTGATGAACGCGCAGAGGCATCACGCCTAGAGCGCGAGGAGAAGCGTCTCTTGCAAGAAGCCAAATCCGCACAAAAGGAAGAGGATCGTTACCAGCAGCTTTTGGAGAAAGCGCGAGCAGAACTTGGCGCTGTGACGTCTGACGCACATCGCGCAAGAATCCAAGAGCTCGAAAGTCTTTTGGCTGAGGCCCACGCAAAAACTGAACGAGCGCAAGCAATGGCTGAAAAAACCAAGAGTGGTTTCGTTTACGTCATCTCAAATATAGGCTCGTTCGGTGATGATGTTGTGAAGATTGGTCTAACAAGACGGCTTGACCCCTCTGAGCGTGTTCGCGAGTTGGGCGATGCTTCAGTGCCCTTTTTGTTCGACACACACGCGATGATATATTCAGAAAAGGCCCCAGCACTTGAAGCGGCATTGCACACTGAGTTCGCAGACCACCGGATCAATTCGGCAAATATGCGCAAGGAGTTTTTCCGGGTGACGCTATCGGAGGTCGAAGAGGCTGTGCAACGTTTAGCGCCTGACGCAGATTTTCATACCAACATTGAGGCGCAAGAATTTTACGAGACTTTGGCGAAGAGAAAGGAACTTGCGAAACGCCTCGCTGAACACGATGCTAGAAAACTGCCCGTCGAGATTTAG
- a CDS encoding tyrosine-type recombinase/integrase has protein sequence MPRFLEKRRRRWYAILEVPKDLQRHYGKRRFLKSLETESQTEAERLVLSVVAGWKAEFEAVRSGSSDALDALALEWRKDYAQRNKYEEEIYQGLLADKYEEIASESKETADTFQLVVEGTSLPLQEHLEEWLGTLRNDSKTIDMKRSDILRFAKNFPYSHQVRKRDVERWAYKLTTEHGLKTGTVSRILSACRGYWGFLDRSGYIDREDRPFAISFAGKGSQGKEETNSKRKHFEPDEICRLLEAAEEKQDQSLSDLIRIAMWTGCRIEEICSLKVEDVSDDSLTITDAKSSAGHRTIPIHSQLRSCVQELKSKSSDGYLLSGLTFNKYGDRSNAVGKRFGTLKRGLGFGTDRVFHSIRKTVATQLENAGVPEGVAADILGHEKQTMTYGLYSGGTTLQRKMEAIEELSYPDISSDSEISPNKK, from the coding sequence ATGCCCAGATTTTTAGAAAAACGTCGCCGTCGTTGGTATGCAATTCTTGAGGTCCCGAAGGACCTGCAGCGGCACTATGGCAAGCGGCGGTTCCTCAAATCGCTTGAAACTGAAAGCCAAACTGAAGCTGAGCGACTTGTCCTCTCTGTAGTGGCCGGATGGAAGGCCGAGTTCGAGGCGGTCAGATCTGGGTCTAGTGATGCTTTAGACGCCTTGGCTTTGGAGTGGCGAAAGGACTATGCCCAGCGCAATAAATACGAAGAAGAGATCTATCAGGGGCTGTTAGCTGATAAATACGAAGAGATTGCTTCAGAGTCGAAGGAAACCGCTGACACGTTCCAGCTCGTTGTTGAAGGAACGTCACTACCACTTCAAGAGCACCTTGAGGAGTGGTTGGGAACACTCAGGAATGACAGCAAAACAATCGACATGAAGCGGTCAGATATACTCCGTTTCGCTAAGAATTTTCCGTATTCCCATCAAGTCCGGAAGCGTGACGTCGAGCGCTGGGCGTACAAGCTTACTACCGAACATGGGTTAAAAACGGGTACCGTCTCTCGTATCCTATCGGCTTGTCGCGGTTATTGGGGCTTTCTGGATCGATCAGGATACATTGACCGCGAAGACCGACCTTTTGCAATTAGTTTTGCAGGGAAGGGAAGTCAGGGCAAAGAGGAAACCAATTCAAAAAGGAAGCACTTCGAACCCGACGAGATTTGTAGACTGCTTGAAGCGGCAGAGGAAAAGCAGGATCAAAGCCTATCTGATTTGATCAGGATCGCCATGTGGACAGGTTGCCGGATTGAGGAAATCTGCTCCTTGAAGGTTGAAGATGTTTCTGACGATTCCTTGACGATTACAGACGCCAAATCTTCAGCAGGTCATCGAACGATCCCGATCCATTCCCAACTTCGATCATGTGTTCAAGAACTGAAATCGAAAAGCAGTGACGGCTATCTACTAAGTGGACTGACATTCAACAAGTATGGTGACAGATCAAACGCAGTTGGAAAGCGGTTTGGAACGCTGAAGAGAGGACTTGGCTTCGGTACGGATCGCGTTTTTCATAGCATTCGAAAGACTGTTGCAACGCAACTTGAAAATGCTGGCGTTCCTGAAGGGGTTGCAGCCGATATTTTAGGTCATGAGAAACAGACCATGACGTATGGGCTCTATTCAGGCGGCACGACACTTCAACGAAAAATGGAAGCGATTGAGGAGTTGTCGTATCCCGATATATCTTCGGACTCAGAGATCAGTCCAAACAAGAAATAG
- a CDS encoding NAD(P)-dependent oxidoreductase: MRVGFAGLGRMGQHMARNLVRAGFDVTLWNRSAAKAQALADETGCAVAATPAGLMAASDVVVTMLADDAASQKVHLGPDGLFAGKGARAILEMGTMSPDHIGMLRQESPEAVTIIDAPVSGATQAAQDAALMIMVGCSQTDAAPIAPVLAAMGREVIYLDQPGAGAVMKLAVNSLIHGINQTLAEAMTLAQAAGVAPARAFDVIEASAACAPMLKYRRPLYLDEAGNDVTFTVALARKDMEVTAALARHYGTAMPQGEATLQKLCDAEAAGYGARDMAAMLDFMKKEKP; encoded by the coding sequence ATGCGGGTTGGCTTTGCGGGGCTGGGCAGGATGGGCCAGCACATGGCACGCAATCTTGTCCGGGCTGGCTTTGACGTCACCCTCTGGAACCGGAGTGCTGCAAAGGCCCAAGCATTGGCGGATGAAACCGGATGTGCGGTTGCCGCAACGCCCGCCGGGTTAATGGCGGCAAGTGATGTGGTCGTGACCATGCTGGCCGACGATGCGGCGTCGCAAAAGGTGCATCTGGGGCCGGACGGTTTGTTTGCGGGCAAAGGCGCGCGCGCGATCCTTGAGATGGGCACGATGAGCCCCGATCATATCGGGATGCTGCGACAAGAAAGCCCAGAGGCCGTTACGATCATTGATGCCCCTGTTTCAGGTGCGACGCAGGCCGCACAAGACGCGGCCCTGATGATTATGGTGGGATGCAGTCAGACGGACGCGGCCCCGATTGCGCCGGTTCTGGCCGCGATGGGCCGCGAGGTGATTTATCTGGACCAACCGGGGGCCGGCGCGGTCATGAAACTGGCGGTCAATTCGCTGATCCACGGTATCAATCAAACGCTGGCCGAGGCCATGACACTGGCGCAAGCAGCCGGTGTCGCGCCCGCGCGGGCCTTTGATGTGATCGAAGCCTCGGCTGCCTGTGCGCCAATGCTGAAATACCGCCGCCCTCTTTATCTGGATGAGGCGGGCAATGATGTGACATTTACGGTGGCCCTTGCGCGCAAGGACATGGAAGTAACCGCCGCGCTGGCCCGCCATTACGGCACGGCCATGCCACAAGGCGAGGCAACCTTGCAAAAGCTATGTGATGCCGAAGCAGCAGGATATGGCGCACGCGACATGGCCGCGATGCTTGATTTTATGAAGAAGGAAAAACCATGA
- a CDS encoding recombinase family protein, which translates to MLIGYARTSTLEQKASIETQRESLRAIGCERVYEEQISSVALREALKDAMSYSREGDTLVVTKLDRLARSVRHLGEIVEDLEQKGVGLKIIDLGLDTKNATGKLMLNVLGSVAQFEREMMLERQREGIAKAKAEGRYKGRKPTAIRKAAEVRQLVAEGLSKREIAVNLSISERSVYRCLHNFD; encoded by the coding sequence ATGCTCATTGGATACGCACGTACATCAACCCTTGAACAGAAGGCGTCGATAGAGACTCAGAGAGAGTCACTGAGGGCCATCGGGTGCGAGAGGGTCTATGAGGAGCAGATAAGCTCCGTGGCGCTCAGGGAGGCTCTCAAGGACGCTATGAGCTATTCCAGAGAAGGGGATACGCTTGTGGTCACGAAGCTTGATCGTTTGGCCCGTTCCGTCCGACATCTAGGCGAGATCGTAGAAGATTTGGAGCAGAAAGGGGTTGGGCTCAAAATCATTGATCTGGGCTTGGATACTAAGAACGCTACAGGCAAGCTGATGCTGAATGTGTTGGGGTCTGTAGCTCAGTTCGAGCGAGAGATGATGCTAGAACGGCAGCGTGAAGGTATTGCCAAAGCAAAAGCAGAAGGACGCTACAAGGGGCGGAAGCCGACAGCAATAAGGAAAGCTGCTGAAGTAAGACAGCTCGTGGCTGAAGGGCTCAGCAAACGAGAGATTGCGGTCAATCTAAGTATCTCCGAGAGGTCAGTGTACCGATGCTTGCATAATTTTGATTAA
- a CDS encoding tetratricopeptide repeat protein, whose protein sequence is MSIARSAIIALVLAMSSGSVASAQDFDRAMNAYDAGDYDAALQQLLPLAQGGDVLALYNIGMTYEEGFGDHAEAAKWYRLAAKQGDAAAQTNLGHMYDTGHGVSQDDAEAVRWYLKAAEQGNVTAQFNLGVMYRNGEGVPQDFTQALKWYRLAAAQGDVYAQSTLGVMYRNGQGVVQDDVKAYMWYAIGDVNGFEGGEILRASIAQELTFSEISRAQGMAHDCLSSGYTDCGG, encoded by the coding sequence ATGAGTATCGCGCGTTCGGCAATTATTGCTTTGGTTTTGGCTATGTCATCTGGGTCTGTCGCGTCGGCACAAGACTTTGACAGGGCGATGAACGCCTATGACGCAGGCGACTATGACGCGGCGTTGCAACAACTGCTTCCCCTCGCGCAGGGCGGTGATGTGCTTGCGCTTTATAATATCGGGATGACCTATGAAGAGGGCTTTGGCGACCATGCTGAAGCCGCGAAATGGTATCGTCTTGCCGCCAAGCAAGGCGACGCGGCGGCGCAAACCAATCTTGGCCATATGTATGACACCGGCCACGGCGTTTCCCAAGATGATGCAGAGGCCGTACGCTGGTACCTTAAGGCAGCCGAACAGGGCAATGTCACCGCCCAGTTCAATCTTGGGGTGATGTACCGCAATGGCGAGGGTGTTCCACAAGACTTTACGCAAGCGCTGAAATGGTACCGATTGGCGGCGGCACAAGGTGACGTTTATGCGCAATCCACCCTTGGCGTCATGTACCGCAATGGCCAGGGCGTCGTGCAGGACGATGTCAAAGCTTATATGTGGTACGCAATTGGTGATGTGAATGGATTTGAGGGCGGCGAAATTCTCAGAGCCTCGATCGCCCAGGAATTGACGTTTTCCGAGATTTCCCGCGCACAAGGTATGGCGCATGATTGTTTAAGCAGCGGGTACACGGACTGCGGCGGGTAG
- a CDS encoding sugar ABC transporter ATP-binding protein → MTDQTPALRLEGIVKTFPGVRALDNVSFSVMPGEVHALMGENGAGKSTLMKVLGGIHQPNEGQIIVSEVPTVMTSPLQAKSKGIVFIHQELSLAEELTVAENIYLGELPLKSFGRVDWAKLYAQTNAILEKLKVGFNAKTRVGDLSIANQQMVEIARALTVDAKAVIFDEPTASLTDAEKVVLFDVIADLKSQGVGIIYISHRMEEIFKITDRISVLRDGQYQGTVVTAETDEEGVTQMMIGRKLDLSRAKVTHELGDIALEVRDLSCGKLFENVSFQVRRGEVLGFYGLVGAGRTEIAETLFGLRNPSGGTIHLDGNEIRINSPADAIAMGISLVPEDRKGQGLVLGMNCRDNMTLPQVSDLTAGPFVAEGAEIAIFDQYRDKLDIRTPGWKQTVGNLSGGNQQKIVIGKWLSMHPNVLIVDEPTRGIDVGSKSEIHNLIRELAAQGYAVIVISSEMPEVLHVSDRIVAMYSGKVMRTFTSEEVTEDNLIQAISGISSANKVA, encoded by the coding sequence ATGACCGACCAAACCCCCGCACTGCGGCTTGAGGGCATCGTCAAAACCTTTCCCGGGGTCCGCGCGCTCGACAATGTGTCTTTCTCTGTGATGCCGGGCGAAGTTCACGCCCTCATGGGGGAAAATGGTGCCGGAAAATCAACACTGATGAAGGTGCTGGGCGGCATTCACCAACCCAACGAAGGCCAGATCATCGTCAGCGAAGTGCCCACCGTGATGACATCACCCTTGCAGGCGAAATCCAAAGGGATTGTCTTTATCCACCAAGAACTCAGCCTTGCCGAAGAACTGACCGTTGCGGAAAATATCTATCTGGGTGAACTCCCGCTCAAATCATTCGGCCGCGTCGATTGGGCCAAGTTGTACGCGCAGACCAACGCGATCCTTGAAAAGCTGAAAGTCGGCTTTAACGCCAAGACGCGGGTGGGTGATCTCTCCATCGCCAATCAGCAGATGGTTGAAATTGCGCGCGCGTTGACGGTCGATGCCAAGGCGGTGATCTTTGATGAACCGACCGCCTCACTGACCGACGCCGAGAAGGTCGTGTTGTTTGATGTGATCGCTGATCTGAAATCCCAAGGCGTGGGGATCATCTATATCTCGCACCGCATGGAAGAGATTTTCAAGATCACAGACCGGATTTCGGTTCTGCGTGACGGACAGTATCAAGGCACTGTGGTCACGGCAGAAACGGATGAAGAAGGCGTCACACAGATGATGATCGGCCGCAAGCTTGATCTCAGCCGGGCCAAGGTAACCCATGAACTGGGTGATATCGCACTTGAAGTGCGTGATCTGTCGTGTGGCAAACTGTTTGAGAATGTCAGTTTTCAGGTGCGGCGCGGCGAGGTTCTGGGTTTTTACGGGCTGGTCGGCGCTGGACGCACGGAAATCGCCGAAACGCTGTTTGGTTTGCGCAACCCCAGCGGTGGCACGATCCATCTGGATGGTAACGAGATCAGGATCAACTCACCCGCTGATGCAATCGCGATGGGTATTTCATTGGTCCCTGAAGACCGCAAAGGGCAGGGGTTGGTTCTTGGCATGAACTGCCGCGATAACATGACCTTGCCACAGGTCAGTGACCTGACCGCGGGCCCCTTTGTGGCCGAAGGTGCTGAAATCGCGATTTTCGATCAATACCGTGACAAGCTTGATATCCGCACGCCGGGCTGGAAGCAGACCGTTGGCAACCTGTCAGGCGGCAACCAGCAAAAGATTGTGATCGGCAAATGGCTGTCCATGCACCCCAACGTTCTGATCGTGGATGAGCCGACACGCGGGATCGACGTGGGCTCCAAATCCGAAATCCACAACCTGATCCGTGAATTGGCCGCGCAGGGCTATGCCGTGATCGTCATCAGTTCCGAAATGCCAGAGGTGCTGCATGTCAGCGACAGGATCGTGGCGATGTACAGCGGCAAGGTGATGCGGACCTTTACCAGTGAAGAAGTGACCGAAGACAATTTGATTCAGGCGATTTCGGGCATTTCTTCGGCAAACAAGGTGGCCTGA
- a CDS encoding ABC transporter permease, which yields MQAGKMTPFIKTGAIWAFVVLELIFFSVAGEFLSLSDKAFMDLDNMLLLLKQSAPIGIIAMGMTIIMINGNIDLSVGAIFALAAVILLDSMSWAIFAGLGDWVIPVSWALALLTGVVLGAVNGLIVWKTGVDAFIVTLGSMLGFRGLVFMYNGENPTSELNWTLVDFAEAQFLGLHTATWFLAAVTLVIWYVMTKTVHGRNAYAIGNNREAAVNAGIRVGPHMMINFMIIGFLAALSAVVFYSESGSVNPNDGQLYELWVITAVVLGGTKLTGGAGSIVGTLGGVVAIQLLRKGLGHIGADTETVNLVIGLILIAVLFLDRQLNLKGKEELKI from the coding sequence ATGCAGGCGGGAAAAATGACACCCTTTATCAAAACCGGCGCGATCTGGGCCTTTGTGGTGCTTGAGCTGATCTTCTTCAGCGTCGCTGGTGAATTCCTGTCCCTGTCGGACAAGGCGTTCATGGATCTGGACAACATGCTGTTGTTGCTCAAACAGTCGGCCCCCATCGGGATCATCGCGATGGGCATGACGATCATCATGATCAACGGCAATATCGACCTGAGCGTCGGTGCGATCTTCGCGCTGGCCGCTGTGATCTTGCTGGATAGCATGTCTTGGGCGATTTTTGCGGGCTTGGGCGATTGGGTCATCCCAGTGTCTTGGGCGCTGGCACTGCTAACCGGCGTCGTGCTGGGCGCAGTAAACGGATTGATCGTGTGGAAGACAGGCGTTGATGCGTTCATCGTGACCTTGGGGTCCATGCTGGGCTTTCGCGGGCTGGTGTTCATGTACAACGGCGAAAACCCTACGTCCGAGCTGAACTGGACCTTGGTGGACTTTGCAGAGGCGCAGTTCCTCGGCCTGCACACGGCCACGTGGTTCCTTGCGGCTGTCACCCTTGTGATCTGGTATGTGATGACCAAAACAGTGCACGGTCGCAACGCCTATGCCATCGGCAACAACCGCGAAGCGGCGGTGAACGCCGGTATCCGTGTGGGGCCGCATATGATGATCAACTTCATGATTATCGGCTTTCTGGCGGCGCTGTCTGCAGTGGTGTTTTACTCGGAATCCGGTTCGGTCAACCCCAACGACGGCCAGCTATATGAGCTTTGGGTGATTACCGCTGTGGTGCTTGGCGGCACGAAACTTACCGGTGGTGCAGGCTCGATCGTGGGCACGCTGGGCGGTGTTGTGGCCATTCAGTTGTTGCGCAAAGGGTTGGGTCACATCGGTGCAGATACGGAAACTGTGAACCTTGTGATTGGCCTGATCCTGATCGCGGTGTTGTTCCTTGATCGCCAGCTGAACCTCAAGGGCAAAGAGGAGTTGAAGATATGA
- a CDS encoding ABC transporter permease, protein MATLSKQDIGKILARQGILIAFAFFIIGFTLANGRFLSPDNVMGVIRSSAILGVMALGVTFVVISGNLDLSVGSMMSFSTIVVLDLHDKIGPALAIPAMFAMTLCLGAFIGFLVGYLKLNSLIVTLGMLSAIHGLTLTYSGGKNMDIADKDGTWFDVFGQGTALGIPVPILMFLALAALLGIILAKTPFGRKVYAVGGNGTAATFSGIKRARTVFLCYLMSAGCVATAGLIQASRSLGSQNTVGQGLELEVLAAVILGGASLLGGSGTIFKTVIGVLILGFIQNGLLLVGLQFYVQFVVTWIIIILAVWLDIAAKRGKLWSNIA, encoded by the coding sequence ATGGCGACACTGTCGAAACAAGATATTGGTAAGATACTGGCGCGGCAGGGTATTCTGATTGCCTTCGCGTTCTTTATCATCGGCTTTACACTGGCCAACGGACGGTTCCTGAGCCCTGACAATGTGATGGGCGTCATCCGCTCGTCGGCAATTCTGGGTGTGATGGCTCTCGGCGTCACCTTTGTCGTGATCAGCGGGAACCTTGACCTATCGGTCGGGTCGATGATGTCGTTCTCGACCATCGTGGTGCTTGATCTGCATGACAAAATAGGCCCCGCGCTTGCGATCCCCGCCATGTTTGCCATGACGCTGTGTCTGGGTGCGTTCATCGGGTTTCTGGTGGGGTACCTGAAACTGAATTCGTTGATTGTCACCTTGGGGATGTTGTCGGCCATTCATGGTCTGACGCTCACATATTCGGGCGGCAAGAACATGGATATCGCCGATAAAGACGGCACATGGTTTGATGTCTTCGGGCAAGGTACGGCGCTGGGTATTCCGGTGCCGATCTTGATGTTTCTGGCGCTTGCTGCGCTGCTCGGCATCATCTTGGCCAAGACGCCCTTTGGCCGCAAAGTCTATGCCGTGGGCGGCAACGGCACCGCGGCCACGTTTTCGGGGATCAAGCGCGCACGCACCGTGTTCCTTTGCTACCTGATGTCCGCGGGGTGCGTGGCGACCGCAGGCCTTATTCAGGCCAGCCGGTCCTTGGGGTCGCAAAATACCGTGGGGCAGGGGCTTGAGCTTGAGGTTCTGGCGGCGGTCATTCTTGGCGGCGCGTCACTGCTGGGCGGATCGGGTACGATCTTCAAAACCGTGATTGGCGTGCTGATCCTTGGATTTATCCAAAACGGACTGCTTTTGGTGGGTCTGCAATTCTACGTCCAGTTTGTTGTGACCTGGATCATCATCATCCTTGCTGTCTGGCTCGATATCGCAGCCAAGCGCGGCAAGCTTTGGTCGAACATCGCATAG